In a single window of the Vitis vinifera cultivar Pinot Noir 40024 chromosome 6, ASM3070453v1 genome:
- the LOC100241029 gene encoding protein argonaute 4, giving the protein MDSGEDGNGAQDALPPPPPVPPNVVPIKADSVASEPVKKKVARVPIARRGFASKGQKIALTTNHFKVNVTGADGHFFHYSVSLSYEDGRPVDGKGIGRKVIDRVHETYDSELGGKDFAYDGEKSLFTVGPLPRNKLEFTVVLEDVSSNRNNGNGSPDRGSPNESDRKRMRRPYQSKTFKVEISFAAKIPMQAIANALRGQESENSQEALRVLDIILRQHASKQGCLLVRQSFFHNDPKNFIDLGGGVLGCRGFHSSFRTTQGGLSLNIDVSTTMIVQPGPVVDFLIANQNARDPFSLDWAKAKKMLKNLRVKTSPSNTEYKITGLSEKPCKEQLFTLKQRNGKDENGEAQTIEVTVFDYFVNHRRIELRYSADLPCINVGKPKRPTYFPIELCTLVSLQRYTKALSTLQRASLVERSRQKPQERIGVLTNALRSNNYDAEPMLRSCGISISRDLTQIEGRVLAAPRLKVGNGEDFFPRNGRWNFNNKKLVEPTKIERWAVVNFSARCDIRNLVRELIKCGGMKGIHIDPPFDVFEENPQSRRAPPIVRVEKMFEEIQSKLPGAPQFLLCLLPERKNSDLYGPWKRKNLSEYGIVTQCIAPTRVNDQYLTNVLLKINAKLGGLNSMLAVEHSPSIPIVSKGPTIILGMDVSHGSPGQSDVPSIAAVVSSRQWPLISRYRASVRTQSPKVEMIDSLYKRVSETEDEGIIRELLLDFYVSSGKRKPDQIIIFRDGVSESQFNQVLNIELDQIIEACKFLDEKWSPKFVVIVAQKNHHTKFFQHGSPDNVPPGTVIDNKVCHPRNNDFYLCAHAGMIGTTRPTHYHVLLDEVGFSSDDLQELVHSLSYVYQRSTTAISVVAPICYAHLAATQMSQFMKFEDTSETSSSQGGLTSAGPVPVPQLPKLQESVCNSMFFC; this is encoded by the exons ATGGATTCTGGGGAAGATGGAAATGGGGCACAAGATGCTTTGCCACCTCCCCCACCTGTTCCGCCAAATGTTGTTCCAATAAAAGCTGATTCAGTTGCTTCTGAGCCAGTTAAGAAAAAGGTCGCACGTGTTCCAATAGCTCGCCGTGGCTTTGCATCCAAGGGGCAAAAAATAGCACTAACTACTAACCACTTCAAAGTTAATGTTACTGGTGCTGATGGTCACTTCTTCCATTACAGT GTTTCCCTTTCATATGAAGATGGCCGTCCTGTTGATGGTAAGGGAATTGGAAGAAAGGTTATCGATAGAGTTCATGAGACATATGATAGCGAGTTAGGTGGAAAGGACTTTGCTTATGATGGGGAGAAGAGTTTGTTCACAGTTGGTCCTCTTCCACGAAACAAACTTGAGTTCACTGTTGTGCTTGAGGATGTTTCATCAAATAG GAATAATGGCAATGGAAGTCCTGATCGTGGTAGTCCGAATGAGAGTGATCGAAAAAGGATGCGGCGTCCTTACCAGTCAAAGACTTTTAAAGTAGAGATTAGCTTTGCTGCTAAAATACCAATGCAGGCAATTGCCAATGCACTACGTGGTCAAGAATCAGAAAACTCTCAAGAAGCACTTAGAGTTTTGGATATCATTTTAAGGCAGCATGCATCAAAACA GGGTTGCCTCCTTGTTCGTCAATCCTTTTTTCACAATGATCCAAAAAATTTCATTGATTTGGGAGGGGGCGTTCTTGGCTGCAGAGGATTCCATTCAAGTTTTCGAACCACCCAAGGAGGCTTATCACTGAATATTG ATGTATCTACTACCATGATAGTGCAACCTGGGCCAGTGGTTGATTTTTTAATTGCCAATCAAAATGCGAGGGATCCTTTTTCCCTGGACTGGGCTAAG GCCaagaaaatgctaaaaaatcTGAGGGTGAAGACAAGCCCCTCAAACACCGAGTACAAAATAACTGGACTGAGTGAGAAGCCTTGCAAGGAGCAGTT GTTTACGCTTAAGCAAAGAAATGGGAAGGATGAGAATGGCGAGGCCCAAACGATTGAAGTGACTgtttttgattattttgttaatcATCGCCGCATAGAACTACGTTATTCTGCAGATTTACCTTGCATTAATGTTGGGAAGCCAAAACGACCGACTTACTTCCCTATAGAG CTTTGTACCTTGGTGTCGTTACAACGTTATACTAAAGCGTTGTCCACTCTTCAAAGAGCTTCACTGGTGGAAAGATCAAGGCAAAAACCACAAGAAAGGATAGGAGTTTTGACTAAT GCTTTGAGAAGCAACAATTATGATGCTGAGCCTATGCTACGTTCCTGTGGCATTTCAATAAGCAGAGACTTGACCCAAATTGAAGGCCGTGTTCTGGCAGCTCCAAGG TTGAAAGTTGGTAATGGGGAGGATTTCTTTCCACGAAATGGGCGGTGGAATTTTAACAATAAG AAACTGGTGGAGCCCACAAAGATAGAACGTTGGGCTGTGGTCAACTTCTCGGCTCGCTGTGATATTCGAAACCTCGTCCGAGAACTGATCAAATGTGGAGGAATGAAAGGAATT CACATTGATCCTCCATTTGATGTATTTGAAGAGAATCCACAATCTCGACGAGCCCCACCCATTGTTAGGGTGGAGAAAATGTTTGAGGAGATACAGTCTAAACTCCCTGGAGCTCCTCAGTTCCTTCTCTGTCTACTTCCAGAGAGGAAAAACTCTGATCTATATG GTCCTTGGAAACGAAAGAATCTTTCTGAATATGGAATTGTGACTCAATGCATTGCTCCTACAAGGGTTAATGATCAATATCTTACGAATGTTCTCCTAAAGATTAATGCAAAA CTTGGTGGATTAAATTCTATGCTAGCAGTAGAACATTCCCCTTCTATTCCAATTGTTTCGAAGGGACCCACCATAATCCTTGGGATGGATGTGTCTCATGGTTCTCCTGGACAATCTGATGTACCATCTATTGCTGCG GTTGTCAGCTCCAGGCAGTGGCCACTGATTTCGCGCTATAGAGCATCAGTTCGTACACAATCTCCAAAGGTTGAGATGATTGATTCTCTGTATAAGCGAGTATCTGAAACTGAAGATGAAGGCATAATTAG AGAGCTTTTGCTAGACTTTTATGTGAGTTCAGGCAAAAGAAAACCCGATCAGATTATCATATTcag GGATGGAGTCAGCGAGTCTCAGTTCAATCAAGTTCTGAACATCGAACTGGATCAAATTATTGag GCCTGCAAGTTCCTTGATGAGAAGTGGTCTCCCAAATTTGTGGTGATTGTTGCGCAGAAAAACCATCATACCAAGTTTTTCCAACATGGATCTCCTGATAACGTCCCACCTG GCACAGTCATAGACAACAAAGTTTGTCATCCACGGAACAATGACTTTTATCTCTGTGCACATGCTGGAATGATT GGTACTACCAGGCCGACGCATTACCACGTTCTATTGGATGAAGTTGGTTTCTCTTCGGATGATCTTCAGGAGCTTGTGCATTCTTTATCCTATGT GTACCAAAGGAGCACCACTGCCATTTCCGTAG TTGCTCCCATATGCTATGCCCACTTAGCAGCTACTCAGATGTCTCAGTTCATGAAGTTTGAAGACACGTCAGAGACATCCTCAAGCCAAGGTGGACTGACGTCAGCAGGGCCTGTTCCAGTGCCTCAACTCCCCAAATTGCAGGAGAGTGTCTGCAATTCGATGTTCTTTTGCTGA